In Halanaeroarchaeum sp. HSR-CO, one DNA window encodes the following:
- a CDS encoding pyridoxamine 5'-phosphate oxidase family protein codes for MTSPIAGEHRVVGPQLYLEADRVDASICPILFHEESTTDYRVLQLTSAGRFESLQEALQAQLERVHDPSEAAVIMLTPNADREMAMGTVGGSTSLYGLKVDPQDLTGISIAFSRILDEWSEVTGPLRICLRGGESLFAYHSGDLIYRFLNTVLATLQGAGADVHMHLQPSVTEQRTLTMLESLFDSVAEPDDPRPGEASPPRPEDDGPGTGEGDGPAPSTPPAADPQSTPLDESDVSTADDDRSASATLMTDEEIDAFLASNGHGILALDGATPYAIPQSYGYDTTDRLAYFQLGLYDGSEKKRRLADSTTVSLVVMRYAGPDQWRSVIVDGHLTRIDRDDAIDRGALEAFHAAELASVDVFARDPDVATFEWFVLEPTAFSGRKSAGSL; via the coding sequence ATGACGTCACCGATTGCTGGTGAGCACAGAGTGGTCGGCCCGCAACTATACCTGGAAGCGGACCGAGTCGACGCCTCGATCTGCCCGATCCTCTTTCACGAGGAGAGTACCACCGACTACCGGGTGCTACAGTTGACCTCTGCCGGACGGTTCGAATCACTGCAGGAAGCCCTCCAGGCGCAGCTCGAACGGGTACACGACCCCTCGGAGGCGGCGGTCATCATGCTCACTCCGAACGCCGATCGGGAGATGGCCATGGGAACCGTCGGCGGGTCGACGTCGCTGTACGGGCTCAAAGTAGATCCACAGGACCTGACCGGGATCTCGATCGCCTTCTCCAGGATCCTCGACGAGTGGAGCGAGGTGACGGGGCCGCTGCGCATCTGTCTCCGTGGCGGGGAGTCGTTGTTCGCGTACCACAGCGGCGACCTGATCTACCGCTTTCTCAACACCGTCCTCGCCACGCTGCAGGGGGCAGGTGCCGACGTCCACATGCATCTTCAGCCCTCGGTCACCGAGCAACGAACGCTCACGATGCTGGAATCGCTGTTCGATAGCGTCGCCGAGCCGGACGATCCGAGACCAGGCGAAGCAAGCCCACCGCGACCAGAAGACGACGGGCCGGGCACGGGGGAGGGCGACGGGCCAGCGCCGTCGACGCCACCGGCGGCCGATCCGCAGTCGACCCCGCTCGACGAATCCGACGTGAGTACTGCGGACGACGACAGATCGGCCTCGGCGACGCTGATGACGGACGAGGAGATCGACGCCTTCCTGGCATCGAACGGCCACGGCATCCTCGCTCTAGACGGTGCGACGCCCTACGCGATTCCGCAGTCCTACGGATACGACACGACTGACCGCCTGGCGTACTTCCAACTCGGCTTGTACGACGGGAGTGAGAAGAAGCGCCGACTGGCCGACTCGACGACCGTCTCACTCGTGGTCATGCGGTACGCGGGGCCTGATCAGTGGCGGAGCGTCATCGTCGACGGCCACCTGACGCGGATCGACCGAGACGATGCGATCGACCGAGGGGCGCTCGAAGCGTTCCACGCGGCCGAACTCGCCTCCGTGGACGTCTTCGCTCGCGATCCCGACGTTGCGACCTTCGAATGGTTCGTCCTGGAACCGACTGCGTTCAGCGGGCGTAAGAGCGCCGGGTCGCTGTGA
- a CDS encoding VOC family protein yields MSGIVFFGSERYESITAFYVDVLDATVWLEQPACTILASDGFRFGFCDREAADTAGILTFVTETRAGVDAYYNRLEGRARGPPSVNEEYDIYQFFATDPEGRTVEVQTFLHETPPV; encoded by the coding sequence ATGTCCGGAATCGTCTTTTTCGGCTCCGAGCGCTACGAATCGATCACCGCGTTTTACGTGGACGTCCTCGACGCGACGGTCTGGCTCGAGCAGCCGGCCTGTACCATCCTCGCGTCCGACGGGTTCCGCTTTGGTTTCTGTGACCGCGAGGCGGCCGACACGGCGGGCATCCTGACCTTCGTGACCGAGACCCGGGCGGGCGTCGACGCGTATTACAACCGTCTCGAGGGACGGGCCCGCGGCCCACCGTCGGTCAACGAGGAGTACGACATCTACCAGTTCTTCGCGACGGACCCCGAAGGCCGAACCGTGGAGGTCCAGACGTTTCTGCACGAGACGCCACCGGTGTGA
- a CDS encoding ABC transporter ATP-binding protein, translated as MSLAISNLAFSYPDEPVFRDVSLTVDDGSVLALLGPNGTGKSTLLRIVMGLLEPDNGTVSLDGEPLDDFSRAERAAAVAYVPQSETPTFAPTVFESVLLGRAPHTSWRPSRADRDRVAEVLDALEMGDIAMRSLDELSGGQRQKVRIARLLVQDPAAMLLDEPTASLDLRHRLDVLALVRQHVRRRGAVGVVAMHDIELAARFADSVALLHDGIVHASGPPIEVLTESAIETVYGVAATVTVHDGRLHVDPDRPRAEADSTTWSEPR; from the coding sequence GTGAGCCTCGCGATCAGCAATCTGGCCTTCTCCTACCCCGACGAGCCGGTCTTCCGGGACGTGTCCCTCACCGTCGATGACGGATCCGTGCTCGCGCTCCTCGGTCCGAACGGGACGGGAAAGAGTACGCTGTTGCGAATCGTGATGGGACTTCTCGAGCCTGATAACGGCACGGTGTCACTCGATGGCGAACCCCTCGACGACTTCAGCCGGGCCGAGCGCGCGGCCGCGGTCGCCTACGTCCCGCAGTCGGAGACCCCGACCTTCGCTCCCACGGTCTTCGAGTCGGTCCTGCTGGGCCGCGCTCCCCACACGAGTTGGCGACCGAGCAGGGCTGACCGCGACCGTGTCGCCGAGGTCCTGGACGCTCTCGAGATGGGCGACATCGCGATGCGCTCGCTGGACGAGCTCAGCGGCGGGCAGCGACAGAAGGTCCGAATCGCTCGGCTGCTCGTGCAGGACCCCGCGGCGATGCTCCTGGACGAACCGACCGCGAGTCTCGACCTGCGCCATCGCCTCGACGTGCTGGCGCTGGTCCGCCAGCACGTCCGCCGTCGTGGGGCCGTCGGCGTCGTCGCGATGCACGACATCGAACTGGCCGCCCGCTTCGCGGATTCGGTCGCGTTGCTCCACGACGGGATCGTCCACGCAAGTGGCCCGCCGATCGAGGTGCTCACGGAATCGGCGATCGAAACCGTCTACGGCGTCGCGGCGACGGTGACCGTCCACGACGGTCGTCTCCACGTCGATCCCGATCGTCCGCGCGCCGAGGCGGACTCGACAACCTGGTCCGAACCGCGCTGA
- a CDS encoding iron ABC transporter permease: MSANTSGIADRYDRHRTRRLGVLALGVLGLFAVGAVALRTGTTDISAWTAAAALTGRADPTVERVIWQIRLPRILGGAVAGAGLAYVGTAMQSVLRNPLGAPYTLGISQAAAFGAALSIAVRGVESVGGAAFGPYVTTASAFVVALSSTSVILLLIRFKNASPETLILTGVALGALFNAGITVIQYLASDTEVAAIVYWTFGDLGRLTWPAIAIMGVGVIASAGYFSVNGWRYTILDAGDETATSLGVPVERLRVLGMLVAAFATAIVISFVGIIGFVGLVAPHIARKLVGTNERILLPASGLVGAILLVCADTAARAAFAPLSLPVGVLTSFLGAPLFVYLVVAGREHW; this comes from the coding sequence ATGTCCGCGAACACGTCGGGGATCGCCGACCGTTACGACCGCCACCGAACCCGGCGGCTCGGGGTACTGGCTCTCGGCGTGCTGGGCCTGTTCGCGGTCGGGGCAGTCGCTCTTCGCACCGGGACGACCGACATCTCGGCATGGACCGCGGCGGCCGCACTGACGGGGCGGGCCGACCCGACGGTCGAGCGGGTGATCTGGCAGATCCGACTTCCCCGTATCCTCGGTGGCGCCGTCGCCGGGGCCGGTCTAGCGTACGTCGGGACGGCGATGCAATCGGTGCTCCGCAATCCGCTCGGTGCCCCCTACACGCTGGGGATCTCCCAGGCGGCCGCGTTCGGCGCAGCGCTCTCGATCGCCGTCCGCGGCGTCGAGAGCGTGGGCGGAGCCGCCTTCGGCCCCTACGTCACGACGGCCAGTGCGTTCGTGGTGGCGCTGTCCTCGACGAGCGTCATCCTCCTGTTGATCCGATTCAAAAACGCCTCCCCGGAGACGCTCATCCTCACCGGCGTCGCCCTGGGGGCGCTCTTCAACGCGGGGATCACGGTGATCCAGTACCTGGCCTCCGATACCGAAGTGGCGGCCATCGTCTACTGGACGTTCGGCGACCTCGGGCGACTGACCTGGCCCGCGATCGCGATCATGGGGGTCGGCGTCATCGCGAGTGCCGGGTACTTCTCGGTGAACGGGTGGCGGTACACCATCCTCGACGCCGGCGACGAGACCGCCACCAGCCTCGGCGTTCCGGTCGAGCGACTGCGCGTGCTGGGGATGCTCGTCGCCGCCTTCGCCACGGCGATCGTGATCTCCTTCGTGGGCATCATCGGGTTCGTCGGCCTGGTCGCCCCCCATATCGCCCGCAAACTCGTCGGGACGAACGAACGGATCCTCCTCCCCGCGAGCGGCCTGGTCGGAGCAATACTGTTGGTCTGCGCGGATACGGCCGCCCGGGCTGCCTTCGCCCCGCTCTCGTTGCCCGTCGGCGTGCTCACCTCCTTTCTCGGGGCGCCGCTTTTCGTCTACCTCGTCGTCGCCGGGAGGGAGCACTGGTGA